The genomic interval TAATTAATGAGTTTATCGTACTCTTCTTCAAACCCTCCGTTATTGTTTTGATTAAACAAGGGTAGTCCAATCAAATTATATTCCTTACCCTCAATTTTCAGTACTTTTTTCTTTGAGTACTTTTCTGTAATTTCTTTCAAGAATACATTTTTCCATTCATCCTTTTGTAATAGATTATCTCCCTTTGGTTCAACAAATACTTGATAATGTAAGTTTGTTCTATCTTTCAGAAAGAGGATGAAGTCTGGCTGGAAACCTGTACCTGTACTAAAATCAAAGATTTTGTACTGTTCTTCATTTCTCAAAAGATATACTTCTTTGTATTTGTTTTGCAGATTAATGATTGTATCTTTAATAAATTCAATCAATCCCTTTTCTTCACTCGTACCATAAAACTGGTCTACTACATACCAATCTTCATACTTCAATTCATCTTCTAGTTTTTGACTATGTTCATCTTTTTTCACATTCTTGCGTACTTCTTCGCTAAAGAAGTCTACTAAGCTATATGCTTCAAATTCTGTACCTTTATGCGGATTAATATGTTGTTTAAGCTCTGTAAATATCATATCTAGAGCTTTTAGAAGTACTTCTAGCTTTTCTTTATTTGTAATTTCATTAAAGAGAGATTTCACGGTTACTAATTTGATTTTTAAGTCCCCAATCAGCTTCATCCTAAAGTCTTCCATTGATTCAATATCAATTTCTTGTTGCAAAGATTCAAATCGCAAAAGAGAGTTTTGTTTTTTAGATTTAATATTTACCGCTTTATCAAAGATGTGTTTTTCAAATTCTTTGATTGTTTTAGTGATAGTCTTTTTGTTTACATCATTGATATTTAATCGCTCTGTATCAGAATCTTCTTTATCAAAGTCAATTTCTTGCTCTCTGATTCCAAGACTTTCTACATCAAATTTAAGCTCTAGATTATCCTTTAAATAACCTATGGTCCTCTGTTTTCTTTCAGGGTTTTCTATCTGTTCGTTCTTCCAAATTTTTACATTCTTAAAGAACAGACTTTCTGCAAAATCTCGTTTGATATTGAATTTCTTTTCAATTCTTCCGTCATCAATCAAACCTTTCTTCTTCAATTCTCGTTTCAATTCATCAATGTATCTATGGTCAGAATCGCTGTGATAGTAAAGCTCTTCAAGTACTCGCATTTCATTACCAAGATTTTCATCAAATTTTCGTTTGTTTTTGATTTCGTCTTGATATGGAAATGGATAGTATCGTACCCCTCGTCCAATAAGCTGAATTTCAGAAACTGTAGTTTTACCAGCGACTCTTTGTCTATTTTGGTGCCCTTCATCTCGTCCTGAGTAGAGCCTTACAATGTCAAAAAGATTCAAAACATCCCAACCCTCTGTCAGTCTGCTTACTGTAAATATAGCTCGTACATGATTGTCTTTATCTTCAAGATTGTTCAACAGCTTGTCAGTATCTTCATCAATATTTTCCTTTGTCTTTGCCTTATTTGTTTTAGAGTTTGTAATAATACAGTTTCGCTCTGCAAAGTTATCTTTGAGAAAAGAAATTATTTCAGATTTATTAATACCTTCTTTTTTAATAAAAGTAATTAAATCTAATACTCTTGATTTACCTTGTTCGTATGCGTCTTCGCCTTGAGTAAATTTATCCTCAATATTCTTTAGAAAATCAAAATCAGATACGTTAAGGTTATTTACCATTACCAAAAACTCTTCAAAATCAGCCTTTGATTCTTCAATAGTTTTACTTCTGAAAAGAATTACAGGCTTCCAGTTTGATAAGTCATTTTTAAGAGCAATTTTGTGTCTATACCAGCTAAAGAGTAGAGCTTGTAGTATTCGCTCTCTTTTCTCTAGAGTAGAAGAGAGCAGGTTAATTTCTTTGGTATATCCAGCAGATAAAAACTCTTTCAATCCAAACTTATAGATAGTTTTATCTCTATATTTGTCAATTGCTTGTGGTGTTTCTGGTATCGTTGCAGTAAATTCTAAAAGTACATTTTTATTATTTTCTAAACCTTTCTTTTTTAGTAGATATTCTATAACGGTATGTTCCCAACCCTTTTTTTCAAGCTCCTCTTTGCTCGTTTTATCCGTTAATTCAATCGGTAAATCTAAATCATCCTGTATTCTGTTTGTATTTGTATTCAAGTGATGAGCTTCATCTGCCAGCATTACAATATCCTTCTTTATCAAATCATCTAGCAATACCTGATTTTCTTTTTGGATATGAATATCGTTATAAAGCTGTTGAATAGTAGTGAGTTTTATTTCAATCGTTTCACTATTTTTTGAAAAGGTATCAACCTTTTTAAGGTTGATAGTTTCATCATCAATTACAATCTTATCTGCAAATAGATATTTATTATGATTACTATCAATAAAGTTATTCTCAGTTTTATAGATAATATTCTTTTGATTCACAAAGAAGATAAACTTTCTATATCCTTTCTTGTAGTAATGCAAAATACAGCTTGCCATTACCAGTGTTTTACCTGTACCTGTTGCCATATTGAACATCAAGTGAGTAGGTTCGTTATTGCCTTCTGCTCTTTTTTCATTAAGTAAAAGATATTGAAAAGCTTCTTTTTGCCAGTCAAAAAAATCATATTTCAAGTTATCAGAAACATATTTTGAAATTTCAGGTTTTAGTGTACCAAAGTCTATGGCGTTTTTTATTTGTTCGTGTAATTCTGCCATACTATTTTTTGCTATAAAAAGCCTTTGTTAACTTTTGGTCTTCTGTACTGATTCCGTATTTCTTATCAGCTATTTCACTTTCATTTACATACATCTGATTCAAATCAAGCATAATCAAAAATATCTTCTTTTGCTGTGCAAGTGTAAGCTTTTTGAAGTTTTCTTCTTTAGTTATCTTTTCTTTGAAGTCTTTGATTTTGACATTGTAATTAAGGAAATATCTCTCATATAAAGTATCAAATAGTTTTACAAGAGCAGGTAAATCTTTTGCATTTTGTATTTCTTCTTTTGCTTTTTCGTTCCATTTTGCAAGCTCAAGGTAGATAAAATCATCTTTAGATTTACTTCTTTTAAGTACTTCTTTTATTCTAGGAGCGGTTACTGTTTGAATATAATCCATTTGTTCAATCAAAATGAATTTTCTATTTCCTTTATCTTCTTCATTGAGATTCAGGACTGCGTGTCCTGTTGTACCTGAACCAGCGTGGTAGTCCAAAACAATAGCTTCTGTATCATCTTGAATAACAGCATAAATTGCGTCATATACATTCCATAGAGACTTAGGGAAACTGAAGTTTGATTCAGGTACTAAATCTTTTACAAGTTTTGTACCATACTCATTTGCGTCATATCTTTTATCAATCCAGACTGTTTTATACTGTCCAAAATCTTTTCCAATTTGAATATCGTAAACACCGTCTTTTTCTGTAACAGCAAGTAAATCTTTAATTTCCTCAGCACTTTGTCTTGCATACCTCCATTTTCTTTCTACTCCCTCTTTGTCTACAGGATACACTTCAACAAAATCTCCGTTGTGTATGTTTATTTTTGGATGAAATTTGTCATCACAAACATCTCCAAAATCAATAACTTGTTTCGTGCACTTATCTACTAAAATTGAATAGAAACAATTTTTAGCACTGTGTCTTTCAGATTCACCACCCCAATTTCTTAAGTTAGAAAAAGAAATATCTTCTTCAACTATCTTGCGGTTTTTAATAGTTTTTGTTCCTTTAGGAAATATGAAGAAGGCATATTCGCTCGTATATGAGAAATTTGTACCCTGCACACCTCTTGGATTATGAACAATAGTTACACAATGATTCTCATAACCTTTAAATAATTCATCAATTAATACTCCAAGATACGCTTGCTCATTCTCGTCAATGGCAATTATCATCGCCCCTTTATCTGAAAGAAGGTCTTGAGCTACTTCAATTCTATTCTTCATAAAAGTAAGCCAAGTAGAGTGATTGAAATTGTTGTTGTATGTAAAAGTATTATTGCTACTTGGCGGATTGTACGGAGGGTCAATATAGATAAGCTTTATTTTGCCAGCAAATTC from Candidatus Woesearchaeota archaeon carries:
- a CDS encoding site-specific DNA-methyltransferase, translated to MNKLKQTLVKTLKSEPLFLDSESGELNYIKIKDSADSIDKKLIILLADNKELKEKFFTKIKDVYVFNIQGFKFFLDESKVDNSYTKYANEIGLADKNGLLENVSDVVLDFPFKDCVLEGGQSTEEGTDTYFEYDIVVTKAQEKQGLKAKAYNQKTTKRNEILFNQILAHDEIDRLYDRKALVNWKRFTKDNKKDGEAVKEIKRDKTGLIQENLIIKGNNLLALHSLKSEFAGKIKLIYIDPPYNPPSSNNTFTYNNNFNHSTWLTFMKNRIEVAQDLLSDKGAMIIAIDENEQAYLGVLIDELFKGYENHCVTIVHNPRGVQGTNFSYTSEYAFFIFPKGTKTIKNRKIVEEDISFSNLRNWGGESERHSAKNCFYSILVDKCTKQVIDFGDVCDDKFHPKINIHNGDFVEVYPVDKEGVERKWRYARQSAEEIKDLLAVTEKDGVYDIQIGKDFGQYKTVWIDKRYDANEYGTKLVKDLVPESNFSFPKSLWNVYDAIYAVIQDDTEAIVLDYHAGSGTTGHAVLNLNEEDKGNRKFILIEQMDYIQTVTAPRIKEVLKRSKSKDDFIYLELAKWNEKAKEEIQNAKDLPALVKLFDTLYERYFLNYNVKIKDFKEKITKEENFKKLTLAQQKKIFLIMLDLNQMYVNESEIADKKYGISTEDQKLTKAFYSKK
- a CDS encoding DEAD/DEAH box helicase family protein; this translates as MAELHEQIKNAIDFGTLKPEISKYVSDNLKYDFFDWQKEAFQYLLLNEKRAEGNNEPTHLMFNMATGTGKTLVMASCILHYYKKGYRKFIFFVNQKNIIYKTENNFIDSNHNKYLFADKIVIDDETINLKKVDTFSKNSETIEIKLTTIQQLYNDIHIQKENQVLLDDLIKKDIVMLADEAHHLNTNTNRIQDDLDLPIELTDKTSKEELEKKGWEHTVIEYLLKKKGLENNKNVLLEFTATIPETPQAIDKYRDKTIYKFGLKEFLSAGYTKEINLLSSTLEKRERILQALLFSWYRHKIALKNDLSNWKPVILFRSKTIEESKADFEEFLVMVNNLNVSDFDFLKNIEDKFTQGEDAYEQGKSRVLDLITFIKKEGINKSEIISFLKDNFAERNCIITNSKTNKAKTKENIDEDTDKLLNNLEDKDNHVRAIFTVSRLTEGWDVLNLFDIVRLYSGRDEGHQNRQRVAGKTTVSEIQLIGRGVRYYPFPYQDEIKNKRKFDENLGNEMRVLEELYYHSDSDHRYIDELKRELKKKGLIDDGRIEKKFNIKRDFAESLFFKNVKIWKNEQIENPERKQRTIGYLKDNLELKFDVESLGIREQEIDFDKEDSDTERLNINDVNKKTITKTIKEFEKHIFDKAVNIKSKKQNSLLRFESLQQEIDIESMEDFRMKLIGDLKIKLVTVKSLFNEITNKEKLEVLLKALDMIFTELKQHINPHKGTEFEAYSLVDFFSEEVRKNVKKDEHSQKLEDELKYEDWYVVDQFYGTSEEKGLIEFIKDTIINLQNKYKEVYLLRNEEQYKIFDFSTGTGFQPDFILFLKDRTNLHYQVFVEPKGDNLLQKDEWKNVFLKEITEKYSKKKVLKIEGKEYNLIGLPLFNQNNNGGFEEEYDKLIN